In Thermodesulfobacteriota bacterium, the sequence AGCCGGAGACAGGGAGGTCGGAGGCGTAGTAGCCGAATCCTCTAGGGCGCGCCACTTTCACTAAAATAAACGTAAAATTACGTAGCGCCATTTTGGCGCACTCTCTCCGGCATCATCCCGGTTGCGCGGGGGTTGCGGATTTTTCCGTCTCAGAATGCCAACAGGAAGAACTGGAGCGGAATAAACAAGATTCGCCGTCTTTGGTCCCACTCGCTGAGTTCGCGGGTCACCACGATTCCCAGGGGGCAGCGATCCCGGAAGCGTTCCATGAACAATCGCATCCCGACGAGGTCTTCCTCGTCGATCCTTTTCCGGAATTTCACCTCGATCGGAACCACGGTGCCGTCCGCCTGCTCTGCGACGAAATCCACCTCCCGGATCGGCGATCGCCGATTTTTCGAATCCTCGTAATCCCGGAAGAAATGGACCTGGAGATTGTAGTCGCGGATTACGCTTTGCACGAGTGTTTCGACGAGCGGACCGAGAACCGTCGGGTCGGATTCCCACAGGGAGGGGGAAGTGCGGAATACGGCGTTTCGGACGCCGAGGTCGCTCACCGTGATCTTCGCGGGAACGCGAGCCGAGCTCTTCTTCGCGAGGGGATACCTCCGGAAATCGCGTATCAGCAGCGCGTCAGCCAGATAATGCAAATATTGGCCTACTGTGGGTTGATTGGCCGAAAGACCGGTCTTGATTGCCA encodes:
- a CDS encoding DUF4143 domain-containing protein, with the protein product PDLFPIKSPGLLRFIYLQVARLTGQEIKQNRLADMAIKTGLSANQPTVGQYLHYLADALLIRDFRRYPLAKKSSARVPAKITVSDLGVRNAVFRTSPSLWESDPTVLGPLVETLVQSVIRDYNLQVHFFRDYEDSKNRRSPIREVDFVAEQADGTVVPIEVKFRKRIDEEDLVGMRLFMERFRDRCPLGIVVTRELSEWDQRRRILFIPLQFFLLAF